One Micromonospora craniellae genomic region harbors:
- a CDS encoding ATP-binding SpoIIE family protein phosphatase produces the protein MPGTVGRVPTPAGQAPRAPVPRAATVIGHHEWGETVLGIRESWDPAVRAAVEVVLASPAPMALYLGDELLLLYNDAYAELIGDRHPQALGRPAADVFTQVWRLPGVGDVVERTYRTGEPFLEKETPLPPHSDGLDPAVYIWACSTVRDSRGRIAGVLSVVAETNPATRQLQGLSEFAAALSGTLTLDDVARVALRYALTSFDADRVSFAVDDGGGASGWRLARRVRGEMVDESDERLPPLWRRGPADWPAPAALSARTGQPHFVVDGEPLRDIAADRHDQRVRALAAVPLRASGVRGALTVGYRSSHAWSAPERALLAASAELLGQATERARRFETQHGTAQLLQRSMLPENLPSLPLLRIAARYAPGVDGNAAGGDFYDAFVLPTGDLGVVLGDVAGHDVQAAARMGQVRAALRALALNDPRPDHVLAGLDRLVTSLGSETGTYELFVTVAFGVIDVARGQLTLASAGHPAPLVRRCAPEGAPGAEYVNVPTGAPLGIGYHPATGTVAFSPGDTLLLFSDGVVERRRQGLSHGLARLAESVAAAPSGDPRALCAAATASVPGATEDDVAVLAVEYALRPSRSARMEVPAEPTAPSQVRHWMTALLTDWRVAESVIGAAVLCTSELTTNALLHAGTEALVEIDLSPERLLVSVADSGSRGTVTRARTDTLSSRGRGLGLIEELSDAWGTDPTVRGSTVWFEILLPPG, from the coding sequence ATGCCAGGAACGGTCGGGCGAGTCCCCACGCCAGCAGGTCAGGCGCCCCGCGCGCCGGTGCCGCGCGCCGCGACCGTCATCGGCCACCACGAGTGGGGCGAGACGGTGCTCGGCATCCGCGAGTCCTGGGACCCTGCGGTCCGCGCCGCCGTGGAGGTGGTGCTCGCCTCACCCGCACCGATGGCGCTGTACCTCGGCGACGAGTTGCTGCTGCTCTACAACGACGCGTACGCCGAGCTGATCGGTGACCGGCACCCGCAGGCCCTCGGACGGCCCGCCGCCGACGTCTTCACCCAGGTGTGGCGACTGCCCGGCGTCGGTGACGTGGTCGAGCGCACCTACCGCACCGGTGAGCCGTTCCTGGAGAAGGAGACGCCGCTCCCCCCGCACTCCGACGGACTCGACCCCGCCGTCTACATCTGGGCCTGCTCGACCGTCCGCGACAGCCGGGGCCGGATCGCCGGTGTGCTGTCGGTGGTCGCCGAGACCAACCCGGCGACGCGTCAGTTGCAGGGGCTGAGCGAGTTCGCCGCGGCGCTGTCCGGCACGCTGACGCTGGACGACGTGGCCCGGGTCGCGCTGCGGTACGCGCTCACCTCGTTCGACGCCGACCGGGTCTCGTTCGCCGTCGACGACGGGGGCGGTGCAAGCGGCTGGCGGCTGGCCCGCCGGGTCCGTGGCGAGATGGTGGACGAGTCGGACGAGCGGTTGCCCCCGCTGTGGCGGCGCGGACCGGCGGACTGGCCGGCCCCGGCGGCGCTCAGCGCGCGTACCGGGCAGCCGCATTTCGTCGTCGACGGCGAGCCGCTGCGCGACATCGCCGCCGACCGGCACGACCAGCGGGTCCGCGCGCTGGCGGCGGTGCCGCTGCGCGCCTCGGGGGTGCGGGGCGCGCTCACCGTCGGCTACCGCTCCTCGCACGCCTGGTCCGCGCCGGAACGGGCGTTGCTGGCCGCGTCGGCCGAGCTGCTCGGGCAGGCGACCGAACGCGCCCGCCGGTTCGAGACCCAGCACGGCACCGCCCAACTGCTCCAGCGCAGCATGTTGCCGGAGAACCTGCCCAGCCTGCCGCTGCTGCGGATCGCCGCCCGCTACGCCCCGGGCGTGGACGGCAACGCCGCCGGTGGCGACTTCTACGACGCGTTCGTGCTGCCCACCGGCGACCTTGGTGTGGTGCTCGGCGACGTGGCCGGGCACGACGTACAGGCCGCCGCCCGGATGGGACAGGTCCGCGCCGCGCTGCGGGCGCTGGCGCTCAACGACCCACGCCCCGACCATGTGCTCGCCGGGCTCGACCGCCTGGTGACCAGCCTCGGGTCCGAGACCGGCACGTACGAGCTGTTCGTGACCGTGGCGTTCGGCGTGATCGACGTGGCGCGGGGGCAGCTCACCCTGGCCAGCGCCGGTCATCCGGCGCCGCTGGTGCGGCGCTGCGCGCCCGAGGGCGCCCCCGGGGCGGAGTACGTCAACGTGCCGACCGGCGCACCACTGGGCATCGGTTACCACCCTGCCACCGGCACCGTCGCGTTCTCTCCCGGCGACACCCTGCTGTTGTTCAGCGACGGTGTGGTGGAGCGCCGACGGCAGGGGCTGTCGCACGGCCTCGCCCGCCTGGCGGAGTCGGTGGCCGCCGCACCCAGCGGTGACCCGAGGGCGTTGTGCGCCGCCGCCACGGCCTCGGTCCCCGGCGCCACCGAGGACGACGTCGCCGTGCTGGCCGTCGAGTACGCGCTGCGGCCGAGCCGGTCGGCGCGGATGGAGGTACCGGCCGAGCCGACCGCGCCGAGCCAGGTCCGACACTGGATGACCGCACTGCTCACCGATTGGCGGGTGGCCGAGTCGGTGATCGGCGCAGCGGTGCTCTGCACCAGCGAGTTGACCACCAACGCCCTGCTGCACGCCGGCACCGAGGCACTGGTCGAGATCGACCTCAGCCCGGAACGGCTGCTCGTCTCGGTCGCCGACTCCGGTTCCCGGGGCACCGTCACCCGGGCCCGCACCGACACGCTGAGCAGCCGGGGCCGGGGGTTGGGCCTGATCGAGGAGTTGAGCGACGCCTGGGGCACCGATCCCACCGTGCGCGGCTCGACGGTCTGGTTCGAGATCCTGCTCCCGCCCGGCTGA
- a CDS encoding NAD(P)/FAD-dependent oxidoreductase yields the protein MGLDRTGAVVVGAGIAGVACAGELARAGVPVEIRERGRVAGGRMASKRFDGRPADLGAAYLTVSDPDFAEVVRDWQTAGLAREWTDTFVSYDEAGRREATGPMRWAAPRGLRSLVEHLARDLPVVVNRLVLGVEPGPSVDGTECAAAVLAMPGPQAALLLAPTLADATEAVRRQNWAPTLAAVLRFPTRRWADFRGAFVNDHPLLSLVCDDGDRRGDGAPILVAHTTPEFAANHLAQPTGAATAVEAAVRDLLALPDRAEHVHVHRWTYARPISDSGTGFHFDGDGIGLAGDAFGESRVQTAWRSGRDLGRALVQRLA from the coding sequence ATGGGTCTGGATCGGACGGGTGCCGTCGTGGTCGGTGCCGGGATCGCGGGCGTCGCGTGCGCCGGGGAGTTGGCGCGGGCCGGCGTACCGGTGGAGATCCGCGAGCGCGGTCGGGTGGCCGGCGGTCGGATGGCCAGCAAACGGTTCGACGGCCGCCCCGCCGACCTGGGCGCCGCCTACCTGACGGTGAGCGATCCCGACTTCGCCGAGGTGGTGCGCGACTGGCAGACCGCCGGACTGGCCCGCGAGTGGACCGACACCTTCGTCTCCTACGACGAAGCCGGGCGGCGCGAGGCCACCGGGCCGATGCGCTGGGCGGCTCCCCGGGGGCTGCGGTCGTTGGTCGAGCACCTGGCCCGGGATCTGCCCGTGGTGGTGAACCGGCTGGTGCTCGGTGTCGAACCCGGTCCGTCGGTGGACGGCACCGAGTGCGCGGCGGCGGTCCTGGCGATGCCGGGCCCGCAGGCGGCGCTCCTGCTCGCCCCGACCCTGGCCGACGCCACCGAGGCGGTACGCCGGCAGAACTGGGCACCGACCCTGGCCGCCGTGCTGCGCTTCCCGACCCGACGCTGGGCCGACTTCCGGGGCGCCTTCGTCAACGACCACCCGCTCCTGAGCCTGGTCTGCGACGACGGCGACCGCCGCGGTGACGGCGCGCCGATCCTGGTCGCGCACACCACGCCGGAGTTCGCCGCCAACCATCTCGCCCAGCCCACAGGTGCCGCGACGGCCGTCGAGGCGGCCGTCCGCGACCTGCTCGCGCTGCCCGACCGGGCCGAGCACGTGCACGTGCACCGCTGGACGTACGCCCGGCCCATCTCCGACTCCGGCACCGGGTTCCACTTCGACGGCGACGGGATCGGGCTGGCCGGGGACGCCTTCGGCGAGTCCCGGGTGCAGACCGCCTGGCGCTCCGGCCGCGACCTCGGCCGCGCCCTGGTCCAGCGGCTGGCCTGA
- a CDS encoding glycoside hydrolase family 6 protein yields MRTRGTYAVVGAVATALTVAATVGVGAWRPAPAAAADSVFYVDPDTSAARWVAANPNDSRTAVIRDRIANVPQGRWFTTTNTSTVRGEVNSFVTAAANAGKIPILVVYNIPNRDCSNHSAGGAPNHTAYRQWVDQVAAGLGGRPATIILEPDVLPIMTNCMNAGQQAETRASMAYAGKALKAASPAVKVYFDIGHGGWLSPSEAAARLTAADIANSADGISVNVSNYRRTADEVSYAKSIIAATGISRLKAVVDTSRNGNGPAGSEWCDPPGRAIGTPSTTATGDSAIDAFLWVKLPGEADGCIAGAGQFVPQRAYDLAIAAGPPPTTTPPTTTPPTTTPPTTTPPTTTPPTTTPPTTNPPTGGCTVTFTPNTWTGGFTAEIRVTNRGTAINGWTVTFNAGSGVRLSNGWNGTWSQSGDRIEVRNVAYNGSVPSGGTLSVGFQGTYTGSSLPMPSGFTLNGTACA; encoded by the coding sequence ATGAGAACCCGAGGCACGTACGCCGTGGTCGGCGCCGTCGCGACGGCGTTGACCGTGGCCGCCACCGTCGGCGTGGGCGCATGGCGTCCCGCGCCCGCAGCGGCCGCCGACTCCGTGTTCTACGTCGACCCGGACACCAGCGCCGCCCGCTGGGTCGCCGCCAACCCGAACGACTCCAGGACCGCCGTGATCCGGGACCGGATCGCGAACGTCCCGCAGGGCCGCTGGTTCACCACCACCAACACCTCGACCGTACGCGGCGAGGTGAACTCCTTCGTCACCGCCGCCGCCAACGCCGGCAAGATCCCGATCCTCGTCGTCTACAACATCCCGAACCGGGACTGCAGCAACCACAGCGCGGGCGGTGCCCCCAACCACACCGCCTACCGGCAGTGGGTGGACCAGGTCGCCGCCGGGCTCGGCGGTCGGCCCGCCACGATCATCCTGGAGCCCGACGTGCTCCCGATCATGACCAACTGCATGAACGCCGGCCAGCAGGCCGAGACCCGGGCCTCCATGGCGTACGCCGGCAAGGCGCTGAAGGCGGCCTCGCCAGCGGTGAAGGTCTACTTCGACATCGGCCACGGCGGATGGCTCTCGCCCAGCGAGGCGGCCGCCCGGCTGACCGCGGCGGACATCGCCAACAGTGCCGACGGCATCTCGGTGAACGTGTCGAACTACCGCCGCACCGCCGACGAGGTCTCGTACGCCAAGTCGATCATCGCGGCCACCGGAATCTCCCGGCTCAAGGCGGTCGTCGACACCAGCCGCAACGGCAACGGCCCGGCGGGCTCCGAGTGGTGCGACCCGCCGGGACGGGCCATCGGCACGCCGAGCACCACCGCCACCGGCGACTCGGCGATCGACGCGTTCCTCTGGGTGAAGCTGCCCGGTGAGGCCGACGGATGCATCGCCGGAGCCGGACAGTTCGTGCCGCAGCGGGCGTACGACCTGGCGATCGCGGCCGGTCCCCCGCCGACCACCACCCCGCCGACCACCACCCCGCCCACGACGACCCCGCCGACCACCACGCCCCCGACCACGACGCCGCCGACCACCACGCCGCCCACGACCAACCCACCCACCGGCGGCTGCACGGTGACGTTCACCCCGAACACCTGGACCGGCGGCTTCACCGCCGAGATCCGGGTCACCAACCGGGGTACGGCGATCAACGGTTGGACGGTCACCTTCAACGCCGGGTCGGGCGTCCGGCTCAGCAACGGCTGGAACGGCACCTGGAGCCAGTCCGGTGACCGGATCGAGGTCCGCAACGTCGCCTACAACGGCAGCGTGCCCAGCGGCGGCACGCTCAGCGTGGGCTTCCAGGGCACCTACACCGGCAGCAGCCTGCCGATGCCCAGCGGCTTCACCCTGAACGGCACCGCCTGCGCCTGA
- a CDS encoding general stress protein, producing the protein MTTQSNPSAWQPGVTGGGTLPSGPGGRTAPPSGDGHGPPAGPPTVTLGAYPDYPSAQRVVDHLADNRFPVERTAIVGTDLTLVETVLGRLTTARAALIGAGTGAWLGLFIGLLFGIFTVGNWLAVILVGLVIGAVWGAVFGGVAHAMTGGKRDFTSASSLRANQYAVTVEADVAEQARQLMGRLHLGGRSAQPAS; encoded by the coding sequence ATGACCACACAGTCGAATCCCTCGGCGTGGCAACCCGGTGTGACCGGCGGCGGCACCCTCCCGTCCGGCCCCGGTGGCCGTACCGCGCCGCCCAGCGGCGACGGGCACGGCCCACCAGCCGGCCCGCCGACCGTGACGCTGGGTGCGTACCCGGACTATCCGTCCGCGCAACGCGTCGTGGACCATCTGGCCGACAACCGCTTCCCGGTGGAACGGACCGCCATCGTCGGCACCGACCTCACCCTGGTGGAGACGGTGCTGGGCCGGTTGACCACGGCCCGCGCGGCGCTGATCGGCGCCGGCACCGGCGCCTGGCTGGGGCTGTTCATCGGCCTGTTGTTCGGCATCTTCACGGTCGGCAACTGGCTGGCGGTGATCCTGGTCGGACTGGTCATCGGCGCCGTCTGGGGTGCCGTGTTCGGCGGCGTCGCGCACGCAATGACCGGCGGCAAGCGGGACTTCACCTCGGCCAGTTCGCTGCGTGCCAACCAGTACGCGGTCACCGTCGAGGCGGACGTGGCCGAGCAGGCCCGACAGCTCATGGGCCGGCTGCATCTGGGCGGTCGGTCGGCACAGCCGGCGAGCTGA
- a CDS encoding DUF397 domain-containing protein, whose translation MDMTGARWRKSSKSGSNGGACVEVADNLPGVVGVRDSKDPTGPALVFGPVAWRSFVKLAKRA comes from the coding sequence ATGGACATGACCGGCGCACGGTGGCGTAAGAGCAGCAAAAGCGGCAGCAACGGCGGAGCCTGCGTCGAGGTCGCGGACAACCTTCCCGGCGTCGTCGGTGTGCGGGACTCCAAGGACCCGACCGGTCCGGCGCTGGTCTTCGGCCCGGTGGCGTGGCGCAGCTTCGTGAAGCTGGCGAAGCGCGCCTGA